In one Mucilaginibacter sp. PAMB04168 genomic region, the following are encoded:
- the atpC gene encoding ATP synthase F1 subunit epsilon, with the protein MTLEILTPDKKVFEGEVNSVTVPGTMGSFEILNNHAPIISTLEDGKLTVRGTGKEDVFLIKGGVVEVNNNKVMVLAEGITHR; encoded by the coding sequence ATGACTTTAGAAATTCTTACTCCCGATAAAAAAGTGTTTGAAGGTGAGGTTAACTCTGTTACCGTACCGGGCACTATGGGATCATTTGAGATATTAAATAACCACGCGCCTATCATCTCTACTTTAGAAGATGGCAAGCTTACCGTTCGCGGCACCGGCAAAGAGGATGTATTTCTGATTAAAGGTGGTGTGGTTGAAGTGAATAACAACAAAGTGATGGTATTAGCCGAAGGTATTACCCACCGTTAG
- the leuC gene encoding 3-isopropylmalate dehydratase large subunit gives MGKTLFDKIWDAHIVSSNEGFPDILYIDTHFIHEVTSPQAFDGLRQRGLPVLRPKQTVATADHNVPTWDQHLPIREELSRYQVDMLTKNCAEFGIELYGLGHPYQGIVHVIGPELGITRPGCTYVCGDSHTSTHGAFGAIAFGIGTSQVEQVLATQCLLQQRPKRMKIEVNGQLQKGVGAKDIILYIISKISAAGGTGYFVEYAGDTIRSLSMEGRMTICNMSIEMGARGGLIAPDETTVEYVKGREFAPKGEEWDKAVDYWKTLYSDADAVFDSELYFDAADIEPMITYGTNPGMGIGISQHVPETASFEAKEQGSYAKALNYMGLHDDESLLGKPIDYVFIGSCTNSRIEDLRLVADFIKGKHKADNVTVWVVPGSKQVQLQAIEEGLDKVFEAAGFPLREPGCSACLGMNEDKIPAGKYCVSTSNRNFEGRQGPDSRTFLASPLTAAAAAITGRVTDVRALLQEEEVA, from the coding sequence ATGGGAAAAACACTGTTTGATAAGATTTGGGACGCGCACATAGTAAGCAGCAACGAAGGCTTCCCGGATATTTTATACATTGATACACATTTTATACACGAGGTAACCAGCCCTCAGGCCTTTGATGGTTTACGCCAGCGGGGCTTGCCTGTTTTAAGGCCAAAGCAAACGGTGGCTACGGCCGACCATAACGTACCCACCTGGGACCAGCACCTACCCATCCGCGAAGAGCTTTCGCGCTACCAGGTTGATATGCTGACCAAAAACTGTGCTGAATTTGGCATTGAGCTTTACGGCTTAGGGCATCCCTACCAGGGCATTGTACACGTAATTGGTCCGGAGCTGGGCATAACCCGCCCGGGTTGCACCTATGTTTGCGGCGATAGCCACACGTCAACCCACGGTGCTTTTGGCGCTATTGCATTTGGTATAGGCACCTCGCAGGTGGAACAGGTTTTAGCTACGCAGTGCCTGTTGCAGCAGCGCCCTAAACGCATGAAAATTGAAGTGAACGGCCAGTTGCAAAAAGGTGTGGGTGCTAAGGATATCATCCTGTATATCATTTCCAAAATTTCCGCTGCCGGAGGTACCGGGTATTTTGTAGAGTATGCAGGCGATACCATACGTTCCCTAAGCATGGAAGGCCGCATGACTATCTGTAATATGAGCATCGAAATGGGTGCCCGTGGTGGTTTAATAGCGCCTGATGAAACTACAGTTGAATACGTAAAAGGCCGTGAGTTTGCGCCCAAAGGCGAAGAGTGGGATAAAGCTGTTGACTACTGGAAAACACTATACTCCGACGCAGATGCGGTATTTGACAGCGAACTTTACTTTGATGCGGCCGATATTGAGCCGATGATTACCTACGGCACTAACCCAGGCATGGGTATTGGCATCAGTCAGCACGTGCCCGAAACGGCCAGCTTTGAGGCTAAAGAACAAGGCTCATACGCCAAGGCGCTTAACTATATGGGTTTGCATGATGATGAATCGCTGCTTGGTAAACCTATCGATTATGTTTTTATAGGCAGCTGTACCAACTCCCGCATTGAAGACTTACGCCTGGTTGCCGACTTTATAAAGGGCAAACACAAGGCCGATAATGTTACCGTATGGGTAGTGCCGGGCTCTAAACAAGTACAATTGCAAGCCATTGAAGAAGGCTTGGATAAAGTATTTGAAGCAGCAGGTTTCCCACTGCGCGAACCAGGTTGCAGTGCCTGTTTAGGCATGAACGAAGATAAGATACCGGCAGGCAAATATTGTGTATCTACCTCCAACCGTAACTTTGAAGGCCGCCAGGGACCAGACTCTCGTACATTTTTGGCCAGCCCCTTAACTGCTGCAGCGGCAGCTATTACCGGTAGGGTGACGGATGTGAGAGCGTTATTACAAGAGGAGGAAGTAGCATAA
- the ilvD gene encoding dihydroxy-acid dehydratase: MSYTTDTTEATELNRYSKTLTADPTQPAAQAMLYGIGLTDDDMKKAQVGIASMGYDGNTCNMHLNDLAQVVKKGVWGENLVGLIFNTIGVSDGMSNGTDGMRYSLVSRDVIADSIEAVCGAQYYDALIALPGCDKNMPGSLIAMGRLNRPSIMVYGGTIKPGHYKGEDLNIVSAFEALGKKIAGTLDDIDFKEIIKNACPGAGACGGIYTANTMAAAIEALGMSLPYSSSNPALSEDKQKECLAAGKAIYKLLERDIKPSDIMTRKAFENAIVTIMVMGGSTNAVLHMIAIAKSVDVPLTLDDFQTISNRIPLLADMKPSGKYMMEDLHKVGGIPAVMKYLLKLGWLHGDCLTVTGNTLAENLADVPDFDFEKQDIIMPVEKAIKATGHLQILYGNLATGGSVAKITGKEGERFSGPARVFEGEQSLIAGITSGRVRPGDVVVITHVGPKGAPGMPEMLKPTSAIFGAGLGSSVALITDGRFSGGTHGFVVGHITPEAWEGGNIALVKDDDHITIDAISNTITLDISEEELAQRRSQWQQPKPPVSKGLLFKYFKSVKDASQGCVTDEE; the protein is encoded by the coding sequence ATGAGTTATACAACCGATACTACCGAAGCAACAGAGTTAAACCGCTACAGCAAAACCCTTACGGCCGACCCTACCCAGCCGGCAGCACAGGCCATGTTATATGGCATTGGCTTAACCGATGATGACATGAAAAAGGCGCAGGTGGGTATTGCCAGTATGGGTTATGACGGCAACACCTGTAACATGCACCTTAATGATTTGGCCCAGGTGGTTAAAAAAGGTGTTTGGGGCGAAAACCTGGTGGGCTTAATTTTTAACACCATTGGTGTAAGCGATGGCATGAGCAATGGTACCGACGGCATGCGCTACTCACTGGTTAGCCGCGATGTAATTGCCGATTCGATTGAAGCGGTTTGCGGTGCACAATATTACGATGCATTAATTGCCCTGCCTGGTTGTGATAAAAATATGCCTGGCTCATTAATAGCTATGGGTCGGTTAAACCGCCCATCTATTATGGTATATGGTGGTACTATAAAACCTGGCCATTATAAAGGCGAGGATTTGAACATCGTATCGGCATTTGAGGCGCTGGGCAAAAAAATTGCCGGCACTTTAGACGATATTGACTTTAAAGAGATCATTAAAAATGCTTGTCCTGGCGCTGGTGCTTGTGGAGGCATATATACGGCAAATACTATGGCCGCCGCTATTGAGGCGCTGGGCATGAGTTTGCCATACTCATCATCAAACCCGGCATTAAGCGAAGACAAACAAAAAGAGTGTTTGGCCGCTGGCAAAGCAATTTATAAGTTACTGGAGCGCGACATTAAGCCATCGGACATCATGACCCGCAAGGCGTTTGAAAATGCTATTGTTACCATTATGGTAATGGGTGGCTCTACGAACGCCGTGCTGCACATGATAGCTATTGCCAAGAGTGTTGATGTACCTTTAACATTGGATGATTTTCAAACCATCAGTAACCGTATACCGCTATTGGCCGATATGAAACCGAGCGGTAAATACATGATGGAAGATTTGCACAAGGTTGGCGGCATACCTGCCGTTATGAAATACCTGCTTAAATTAGGCTGGCTGCATGGCGATTGCTTAACCGTAACCGGAAATACACTGGCCGAAAACCTGGCCGATGTACCTGACTTTGATTTTGAGAAGCAAGACATTATTATGCCGGTTGAAAAAGCAATTAAAGCAACCGGGCACTTACAGATACTATACGGCAACCTGGCAACTGGCGGTAGTGTAGCCAAAATTACCGGCAAAGAAGGGGAGCGTTTTAGCGGCCCTGCCAGGGTGTTTGAAGGTGAACAATCACTTATAGCCGGTATAACCAGCGGCCGCGTACGCCCGGGAGACGTGGTGGTAATAACCCACGTAGGCCCTAAAGGAGCGCCTGGCATGCCCGAAATGCTCAAGCCAACATCGGCCATATTTGGAGCAGGTTTGGGCAGTTCGGTAGCGCTGATTACCGATGGCCGCTTTTCCGGCGGCACACATGGCTTTGTGGTAGGCCACATTACGCCTGAGGCCTGGGAAGGTGGCAACATAGCCTTAGTGAAAGACGATGACCACATTACTATTGATGCGATAAGTAACACGATCACCTTAGATATTAGCGAAGAGGAACTGGCACAGCGCCGCAGCCAATGGCAGCAGCCTAAGCCGCCGGTTAGCAAAGGCTTACTATTTAAATATTTTAAAAGCGTAAAAGACGCCAGCCAAGGCTGCGTTACCGACGAAGAGTAA
- the ilvN gene encoding acetolactate synthase small subunit: protein MSNEEILPEGKQEFNITVYTENQIGLLNRIAIIFTRRKINIDSLNTSPSEIESIHRFNIVIDETEEVVRKVCRQIEKQVEVLKVYYHTNADIIWQEMALYKVPADIIAEKASVERLLRENGARAVVIRKDYIVFETTGHREETDNLIKVLQPYGLIEFVRSARIAIIKDSDGFNRKLREFEQREPGEDVIENEYLNQGQKVFTM from the coding sequence ATGAGCAACGAAGAGATATTACCTGAGGGTAAACAGGAATTTAACATCACGGTATATACCGAAAACCAAATTGGTTTACTGAATCGCATCGCTATTATTTTTACTCGCCGTAAAATTAATATCGACAGCCTGAACACTTCTCCATCAGAAATTGAAAGCATTCACCGCTTCAATATCGTAATTGACGAAACTGAGGAAGTAGTGCGCAAAGTTTGTCGCCAGATTGAGAAGCAGGTAGAGGTTTTAAAAGTTTACTACCACACCAACGCCGATATTATTTGGCAAGAAATGGCCCTGTACAAGGTGCCTGCCGATATAATTGCTGAAAAGGCCTCAGTTGAACGCCTGCTACGCGAGAATGGGGCACGTGCGGTAGTAATTCGTAAAGATTACATCGTATTTGAAACCACAGGTCACCGCGAGGAAACGGACAATTTGATAAAAGTACTGCAACCTTATGGCTTAATTGAATTTGTACGCAGCGCTCGCATTGCCATTATTAAAGATAGTGATGGTTTTAACCGCAAGCTGCGCGAGTTTGAACAACGCGAACCGGGTGAGGATGTAATCGAAAACGAATATTTAAACCAGGGGCAAAAAGTATTCACCATGTAG
- the ilvC gene encoding ketol-acid reductoisomerase, whose translation MAQLNFGGTEENVVTRDEFPLSKAQAVLKDEVVAVIGYGVQGPGQALNQKDNGINVIVGQRKNSKTWDKAISDGFVPGETLFEIEEALERGTIICYLLSDAAQIELWPTVQKHLTPGKALYFSHGFGITFNEQTGIVPPEGVDVFLVAPKGSGTSLRRMFLQGRGLNSSFAIFQDATGKAWERVIALGIAVGSGYLFETDFKKEVFSDLTGERGTLMGCIQGIFAAQYDVLRSKGHSPSEAFNETVEELTQSLMPLVAENGMDWMYANCSTTAQRGALDWWKKFRDATKPVFEELYESVATGKESQRSIDSNSQPDYRVKLNEELKELRESEMWQAGKTVRSLRPENQEVEA comes from the coding sequence ATGGCACAATTAAATTTTGGCGGTACCGAAGAAAACGTAGTAACCCGCGACGAATTTCCTTTATCAAAAGCACAGGCTGTATTAAAAGATGAAGTAGTAGCGGTAATTGGCTACGGCGTTCAGGGTCCGGGCCAGGCGCTTAACCAAAAAGACAATGGTATTAACGTTATTGTTGGTCAGCGTAAAAACTCAAAAACCTGGGATAAAGCCATAAGCGACGGCTTTGTACCCGGCGAAACTTTATTTGAGATTGAAGAAGCACTGGAGCGTGGTACCATCATTTGCTACCTGTTAAGCGACGCTGCCCAGATTGAATTATGGCCAACTGTTCAAAAGCACTTAACGCCAGGTAAAGCCCTGTATTTTTCACACGGTTTCGGTATCACCTTTAACGAGCAAACCGGCATCGTTCCGCCAGAAGGTGTTGACGTGTTCCTGGTAGCGCCAAAAGGTTCTGGTACATCATTGCGCCGCATGTTTTTACAAGGCCGTGGTTTAAACTCAAGCTTTGCTATCTTCCAGGATGCAACCGGTAAGGCATGGGAACGTGTTATTGCTTTGGGTATTGCCGTAGGTAGTGGTTACCTGTTCGAGACCGACTTTAAAAAAGAAGTGTTTAGCGATTTAACCGGTGAGCGTGGTACGCTGATGGGTTGTATACAAGGCATCTTCGCCGCCCAATATGATGTCTTGCGCAGCAAAGGCCACTCACCGTCAGAAGCCTTTAACGAAACGGTTGAAGAATTAACCCAATCATTAATGCCACTGGTAGCCGAAAACGGCATGGACTGGATGTATGCCAATTGCTCAACCACTGCACAACGTGGCGCTTTAGACTGGTGGAAAAAATTCCGTGATGCTACCAAACCGGTATTTGAAGAATTATATGAAAGCGTAGCTACCGGTAAAGAATCTCAGCGTTCAATTGACAGCAACAGTCAGCCTGATTACCGCGTAAAACTGAATGAAGAACTGAAAGAACTTCGCGAGAGTGAAATGTGGCAAGCCGGCAAAACGGTTCGCAGCCTGCGCCCTGAAAACCAGGAAGTAGAAGCATAA
- the ilvB gene encoding biosynthetic-type acetolactate synthase large subunit, with product MEVAQQDVLTAPEEQAAVEMTGSAALLEALIVEGVDTIFGYPGGAIMPIYDALYDYKEKLNHILVRHEQGGIHAGQGYARSSGKVGVVFATSGPGATNLVTGLADAQIDSTPLVCITGQVFAHLLGTDAFQETDVINITTPVTKWNYQVTDANEIPEAIAKAFYIARTGRPGPVLIDITKNAQIQKFQYKGYEPCKHIRSYRPKPIVRPQFIEQAAQVINEAKKPFILWGQGVLLGSAEQEFKAFVEKSGIPAAWTILGAGAIPTDHPQNVGMLGMHGNYGPNVLTNECDVLIAIGMRFDDRVTGRLDKYAKQAKVIHLDIDPAEIDKNVKTHVAVWGDCKETLPLLTQLVEAKQHTEWLEKFNDFTRKELEAVIDAELHPQTGEMTMGEVIDQLNNLTNGDAVIVTDVGQHQMVGCRYAKFNHTRSNVTSGGLGTMGFALPAAIGAKFGAQERTVVAVIGDGGFQMTLQELGTIMQSGVDVKILILNNRFLGMVRQWQELFNERRYSFVDIQSPDFVQVAKAYGIAGKCISEREDLGSSLQEMLQHPGSFLLEVMVTKENNVFPMVPQGCSVSEIRLK from the coding sequence ATGGAAGTTGCACAACAAGACGTACTTACTGCACCTGAAGAGCAGGCCGCTGTTGAAATGACGGGATCGGCTGCGCTGTTGGAAGCCCTGATTGTGGAAGGCGTTGATACCATTTTCGGTTATCCGGGTGGTGCCATTATGCCTATTTATGATGCTTTGTATGATTACAAAGAAAAGCTCAATCACATCCTCGTGCGCCACGAGCAAGGAGGCATTCACGCCGGGCAAGGCTACGCCCGTTCATCAGGCAAGGTAGGCGTCGTCTTTGCAACAAGCGGTCCTGGTGCCACTAACCTGGTAACCGGCCTGGCCGATGCGCAGATAGATAGCACACCATTGGTATGTATAACCGGACAAGTGTTTGCCCACTTGCTGGGTACCGATGCCTTTCAGGAAACCGACGTAATTAACATCACCACCCCGGTAACCAAATGGAACTACCAGGTAACCGATGCTAACGAAATTCCGGAGGCTATCGCAAAAGCGTTTTACATAGCACGCACCGGCCGGCCCGGTCCGGTATTGATTGATATCACCAAGAACGCGCAGATACAAAAATTCCAGTATAAAGGATATGAACCGTGCAAGCACATCCGTAGCTACAGGCCCAAACCAATTGTTAGGCCGCAGTTTATTGAGCAGGCTGCACAGGTCATTAATGAGGCTAAAAAACCTTTTATCCTTTGGGGGCAAGGCGTTCTGTTAGGCAGTGCCGAGCAGGAGTTTAAAGCCTTTGTTGAAAAAAGCGGCATTCCGGCTGCATGGACAATTTTAGGCGCCGGCGCTATCCCAACCGATCATCCTCAGAACGTGGGTATGCTGGGAATGCACGGCAATTATGGCCCCAACGTATTAACCAACGAGTGTGATGTGTTGATTGCCATTGGCATGCGTTTCGATGACCGCGTAACCGGCCGTTTAGATAAATATGCCAAACAGGCTAAAGTTATCCACCTGGATATTGACCCGGCCGAAATTGACAAGAACGTAAAAACGCATGTTGCCGTTTGGGGCGATTGTAAGGAAACCTTACCCCTGCTAACGCAGCTGGTTGAAGCCAAACAACATACCGAATGGCTGGAGAAATTTAATGACTTTACCCGCAAAGAGTTGGAAGCCGTTATTGATGCCGAGCTGCACCCGCAAACCGGCGAAATGACCATGGGCGAGGTAATTGATCAACTCAATAACTTAACCAACGGTGATGCAGTAATTGTAACCGACGTAGGCCAGCACCAAATGGTAGGCTGCCGTTATGCTAAATTTAACCACACCCGCAGCAATGTAACCAGCGGCGGCTTAGGCACCATGGGCTTTGCTTTACCTGCGGCTATCGGCGCTAAGTTTGGCGCACAGGAACGCACCGTTGTAGCTGTAATTGGCGATGGCGGCTTCCAAATGACACTGCAGGAACTGGGCACTATTATGCAAAGCGGTGTTGACGTAAAGATCCTGATCCTGAACAACCGTTTCCTGGGCATGGTACGCCAATGGCAGGAACTGTTTAACGAGCGTCGTTACTCCTTTGTAGATATCCAAAGCCCCGATTTTGTACAGGTGGCTAAAGCTTACGGCATTGCCGGCAAGTGTATAAGCGAGCGCGAAGATTTGGGTTCGTCACTTCAGGAAATGCTGCAACACCCCGGCTCGTTTTTATTGGAAGTAATGGTGACTAAAGAGAACAACGTTTTCCCGATGGTACCACAGGGATGCAGTGTAAGCGAAATCAGACTTAAATAA
- the leuB gene encoding 3-isopropylmalate dehydrogenase has product MGIKKHILVIPGDGIGPEVTTWGKAVLQHIAAAFGHEFTFDEALMGHAGIEATGSPLPDETLEKAKASDAILFGAIGHIKYDNDPSAKVRPEQGLLKIRKELGLYANLRPIMLFDELLDASSLKPAVLRGTDILFFRELTGDVYFGEKNRSEDRNTASDLMIYHRYEIERIARKAYEAARVRSKRLCSVDKANVLESSRLWREVVQELAKEYPDVETEHMFIDNAAMQLVKNPKKFDVVLTANLFGDILTDEASQIAGSMGMLASASVGDGTGFFEPIHGSAHDIAGQNKANPLASILSVALMLEISFGLKEEAKRITTAIDHVLKAGYRTGDIADAHTNTEKILGTDAMGKKVLEFLANPAL; this is encoded by the coding sequence ATGGGAATTAAAAAACACATACTGGTCATCCCGGGTGATGGCATCGGGCCTGAGGTTACTACCTGGGGCAAAGCTGTTTTACAACATATAGCTGCCGCGTTTGGCCACGAGTTTACCTTTGATGAGGCATTGATGGGCCACGCCGGCATCGAGGCAACAGGCAGCCCCCTACCTGACGAAACTTTAGAAAAAGCCAAAGCTAGCGATGCTATATTGTTTGGCGCAATTGGCCATATCAAATACGATAATGATCCATCTGCCAAAGTTCGTCCCGAACAAGGCCTGTTAAAGATACGCAAGGAGCTTGGCTTGTACGCTAACCTGCGTCCCATCATGTTGTTTGACGAACTACTGGATGCATCGAGCTTAAAACCGGCTGTGCTACGGGGTACCGATATCCTTTTCTTCCGCGAGCTGACCGGTGATGTTTACTTTGGCGAAAAAAACCGTAGCGAGGACCGTAATACCGCGTCCGACCTGATGATCTATCATCGTTATGAGATAGAGCGCATTGCCCGTAAAGCTTATGAAGCCGCAAGGGTACGCAGCAAACGGCTATGTTCGGTAGACAAAGCCAACGTGTTGGAATCATCGCGCCTTTGGCGCGAGGTGGTGCAGGAACTGGCCAAAGAATACCCTGATGTAGAAACCGAACACATGTTTATTGACAATGCCGCCATGCAGCTGGTTAAAAACCCTAAAAAGTTTGATGTGGTGTTAACTGCAAATCTTTTTGGCGATATTTTAACTGATGAAGCCTCACAAATTGCAGGATCAATGGGTATGCTGGCTTCAGCATCAGTAGGTGATGGTACCGGTTTTTTTGAGCCTATACATGGTTCTGCACATGATATTGCTGGACAAAACAAAGCTAATCCGCTGGCCTCTATCCTTTCTGTAGCCTTAATGCTGGAGATAAGCTTTGGCCTTAAAGAGGAAGCCAAACGAATTACTACCGCTATAGATCATGTACTGAAAGCAGGTTACCGTACAGGCGACATTGCAGATGCGCATACAAATACCGAAAAGATATTGGGAACCGATGCCATGGGTAAAAAGGTATTAGAGTTTTTAGCCAATCCGGCATTATAA
- the leuD gene encoding 3-isopropylmalate dehydratase small subunit translates to MATKIFKHLQTSIVPLPIENIDTDQIIPARFLKATTREGFGNNLFRDWRFDNEGQPKQDFILNDPTYSGKILVAGKNFGCGSSREHAAWAIADYGFDVVVSSFFADIFKGNALNNGLLPIQVSDEFLKKLFEVVFSDPNAEVEVDLENQFIKIVSTGQQESFEINPYKKACLINGYDDIDYILSKKQLVEEYEAK, encoded by the coding sequence ATGGCGACTAAAATATTTAAACACTTACAAACTTCGATAGTGCCTTTGCCTATCGAGAATATAGACACCGACCAGATCATACCGGCCCGGTTTCTGAAAGCCACAACCCGCGAAGGCTTTGGTAATAATCTGTTTCGCGACTGGCGCTTTGATAACGAAGGCCAGCCCAAGCAGGATTTTATATTGAATGATCCGACTTACTCGGGCAAAATCCTGGTAGCCGGTAAAAACTTCGGTTGCGGCAGTAGTCGTGAACATGCTGCCTGGGCCATAGCCGATTACGGTTTTGATGTAGTGGTAAGCAGCTTTTTTGCCGACATTTTTAAAGGCAATGCCTTAAACAATGGCCTGTTGCCTATCCAGGTAAGCGACGAATTTTTGAAAAAATTATTTGAAGTAGTTTTTTCTGATCCAAACGCCGAGGTAGAAGTTGATCTGGAAAACCAGTTCATCAAAATTGTGAGCACCGGCCAGCAGGAAAGCTTCGAGATTAATCCATACAAAAAAGCCTGCTTAATAAACGGCTATGATGATATTGATTATATCTTAAGCAAAAAACAATTAGTAGAAGAATACGAAGCGAAGTGA
- the atpD gene encoding F0F1 ATP synthase subunit beta gives MPNIGKISQIIGPVVDVSFSDDAHLPKIYDALQITKSNGQKVVLEVQQHLGEDRVRAIAMDSTDGLLRGMPVTDLESPIRMPIGDDIKGRVFNVVGEAIDGIPSLDTTNGRPIHATPPRFEDLSTESEVLFTGIKVIDLLEPYAKGGKIGLFGGAGVGKTVLIQELINNIAKAYSGLSVFAGVGERTREGNDLLREMLESGIIKYGEAFMHSMEEGGWDLSKIDKEELKDSKATFVFGQMNEPPGARARVALSGLTIAEYFRDGDAEGKGRDILFFIDNIFRFTQAGSEVSALLGRMPSAVGYQPTLATEMGVMQERITSTKRGSITSVQAVYVPADDLTDPAPATTFAHLDATTVLSRKIAELGIYPAVDPLDSTSRILSPTILGAEHYDTAQRVKEILQRYKELQDIIAILGMDELSEEDKLTVSRARRVQRFLSQPFHVAEQFTGLKGVLVDIKDTIKGFNMIMDGEVDEYPEAAFNLVGSIEDAIEKGKKLLAEANN, from the coding sequence CTGCAAATCACTAAAAGCAATGGACAAAAAGTTGTTTTAGAAGTTCAGCAACACCTGGGCGAGGATCGCGTTCGTGCTATTGCCATGGACTCAACCGACGGCTTATTGCGCGGCATGCCGGTAACCGACCTTGAATCACCTATCCGTATGCCTATTGGCGACGATATCAAGGGCCGGGTATTTAACGTAGTTGGTGAAGCTATTGATGGTATTCCATCTTTGGATACAACCAATGGCCGCCCTATTCACGCTACGCCTCCAAGATTTGAAGATTTATCAACCGAATCAGAAGTACTGTTTACCGGTATTAAAGTAATTGACCTGCTGGAGCCTTATGCTAAAGGTGGTAAAATTGGATTGTTTGGTGGTGCTGGTGTTGGTAAAACGGTATTAATTCAGGAACTGATCAACAACATTGCTAAAGCATACTCTGGTTTATCAGTATTTGCCGGTGTAGGTGAGCGTACCCGCGAAGGTAACGACTTATTGCGCGAGATGCTGGAATCGGGTATTATTAAATACGGCGAAGCCTTTATGCATTCAATGGAAGAAGGTGGCTGGGATCTTTCAAAAATCGACAAAGAAGAATTGAAAGACTCTAAAGCAACCTTTGTATTCGGTCAAATGAACGAGCCGCCGGGTGCACGTGCACGTGTTGCCTTATCAGGTTTAACTATTGCCGAGTATTTCCGTGATGGTGATGCTGAAGGTAAAGGTCGCGATATTCTGTTCTTTATCGATAACATTTTCCGCTTTACCCAAGCTGGTTCTGAAGTATCGGCACTGTTAGGCCGTATGCCATCAGCGGTAGGTTACCAGCCAACACTTGCTACCGAGATGGGTGTGATGCAGGAGCGTATTACATCAACCAAACGTGGTTCTATTACATCTGTACAAGCGGTTTACGTACCTGCGGATGACTTGACCGACCCTGCGCCGGCCACAACCTTCGCTCACTTGGACGCTACAACGGTATTGTCTCGTAAAATTGCCGAGTTGGGTATCTACCCTGCGGTTGACCCTCTTGATTCAACTTCACGTATCCTGAGCCCTACTATACTAGGTGCTGAGCATTATGATACTGCACAACGTGTTAAAGAAATTTTGCAACGCTATAAAGAGTTACAAGACATCATTGCCATTTTAGGTATGGATGAGTTATCTGAAGAAGATAAACTTACTGTATCACGTGCACGTCGCGTACAACGCTTCTTGTCACAACCTTTCCACGTGGCCGAGCAATTTACCGGTTTAAAAGGTGTATTGGTTGATATTAAAGATACCATCAAAGGCTTTAACATGATAATGGATGGCGAAGTGGATGAATATCCTGAAGCCGCTTTTAACTTGGTAGGCAGCATTGAAGATGCTATCGAAAAAGGTAAAAAACTGTTAGCAGAAGCGAATAACTAA